The DNA window NNNNNNNNNNNNNNNNNNNNNNNNNNNNNNNNNNNNNNNNNNNNNNNNNNNNNNNNNNNNNNNNNNNNNNNNNNNNNNNNNNNNNNNNNNNNNNNNNNNNNNNNNNNNNNNNNNNNNNNNNNNNNNNNNNNNNNNNNNNNNNNNNNNNNNNNNNNNNNNNNNNNNNNNNNNNNNNNNNNNNNNNNNNNNNNNNNNNNNNNNNNNNNNNNNNNNNNNNNNNNNNNNNNNNNNNNNNNNNNNNNNNNNNNNNNNNNNNNNNNNNNNNNNNNNNNNNNNNNNNNNNNNNNNNNNNNNNNNNNNNNNNNNNNNNNNNNNNNNNNNNNNNNNNNNNNNNNNNNNNNNNNNNNNNNNNNNNNNNNNNNNNNNNNNNNNNNNNNNNNNNNNNNNNNNNNNNNNNNNNNNNNNNNNNNNNNNNNNNNNNNNNNNNNNNNNNNNNNNNNNNNNNNNNNNNNNNNNNNNNNNNNNNNNNNNNNNNNNNNNNNNNNNNNNNNNNNNNNNNNNNNNNNNNNNNNNNNNNNNNNNNNNNNNNNNNNNNNNNNNNNNNNNNNNNNNNNNNNNNNNNNNNNNNNNNNNNNNNNNNNNNNNNNNNNNNNNNNNNNNNNNNNNNNNNNNNNNNNNNNNNNNNNNNNNNNNNNNNNNNNNNNNNNNNNNNNNNNNNNNNNNNNNNNNNNNNNNNNNNNNNNNNNNNNNNNNNNNNNNNNNNNNNNNNNNNNNNNNNNNNNNNNNNNNNNNNNNNNNNNNNNNNNNNNNNNNNNNNNNNNNNNNNNNNNNNNNNNNNNNNNNNNNNNNNNNNNNNNNNNNNNNNNNNNNNNNNNNNNNNNNNNNNNNNNNNNNNNNNNNNNNNNNNNNNNNNNNNNNNNNNNNNNNNNNNNNNNNNNNNNNNNNNNNNNNNNNNNNNNNNNNNNNNNNNNNNNNNNNNNNNNNNNNNNNNNNNNNNNNNNNNNNNNNNNNNNNNNNNNNNNNNNNNNNNNNNNNNNNNNNNNNNNNNNNNNNNNNNNNNNNNNNNNNNNNNNNNNNNNNNNNNNNNNNNNNNNNNNNNNNNNNNNNNNNNNNNNNNNNNNNNNNNNNNNNNNNNNNNNNNNNNNNNNNNNNNNNNNNNNNNNNNNNNNNNNNNNNNNNNNNNNNNNNNNNNNNNNNNNNNNNNNNNNNNNNNNNNNNNNNNNNNNNNNNNNNNNNNNNNNNNNNNNNNNNNNNNNNNNNNNNNNNNNNNNNNNNNNNNNNNNNNNNNNNNNNNNNNNNNNNNNNNNNNNNNNNNNNNNNNNNNNNNNNNNNNNNNNNNNNNNNNNNNNNNNNNNNNNNNNNNNNNNNNNNNNNNNNNNNNNNNNNNNNNNNNNNNNNNNNNNNNNNNNNNNNNNNNNNNNNNNNNNNNNNNNNNNNNNNNNNNNNNNNNNNNNNNNNNNNNNNNNNNNNNNNNNNNNNNNNNNNNNNNNNNNNNNNNNNNNNNNNNNNNNNNNNNNNNNNNNNNNNNNNNNNNNNNNNNNNNNNNNNNNNNNNNNNNNNNNNNNNNNNNNNNNNNNNNNNNNNNNNNNNNNNNNNNNNNNNNNNNNNNNNNNNNNNNNNNNNNNNNNNNNNNNNNNNNNNNNNNNNNNNNNNNNNNNNNNNNNNNNNNNNNNNNNNNNNNNNNNNNNNNNNNNNNNNNNNNNNNNNNNNNNNNNNNNNNNNNNNNNNNNNNNNNNNNNNNNNNNNNNNNNNNNNNNNNNNNNNNNNNNNNNNNNNNNNNNNNNNNNNNNNNNNNNNNNNNNNNNNNNNNNNNNNNNNNNNNNNNNNNNNNNNNNNNNNNNNNNNNNNNNNNNNNNNNNNNNNNNNNNNNNNNNNNNNNNNNNNNNNNNNNNNNNNNNNNNNNNNNNNNNNNNNNNNNNNNNNNNNNNNNNNNNNNNNNNNNNNNNNNNNNNNNNNNNNNNNNNNNNNNNNNNNNNNNNNNNNNNNNNNNNNNNNNNNNNNNNNNNNNNNNNNNNNNNNNNNNNNNNNNNNNNNNNNNNNNNNNNNNNNNNNNNNNNNNNNNNNNNNNNNNNNNNNNNNNNNNNNNNNNNNNNNNNNNNNNNNNNNNNNNNNNNNNNNNNNNNNNNNNNNNNNNNNNNNNNNNNNNNNNNNNNNNNNNNNNNNNNNNNNNNNNNNNNNNNNNNNNNNNNNNNNNNNNNNNNNNNNNNNNNNNNNNNNNNNNNNNNNNNNNNNNNNNNNNNNNNNNNNNNNNNNNNNNNNNNNNNNNNNNNNNNNNNNNNNNNNNNNNNNNNNNNNNNNNNNNNNNNNNNNNNNNNNNNNNNNNNNNNNNNNNNNNNNNNNNNNNNNNNNNNNNNNNNNNNNNNNNNNNNNNNNNNNNNNNNNNNNNNNNNNNNNNNNNNNNNNNNNNNNNNNNNNNNNNNNNNNNNNNNNNNNNNNNNNNNNNNNNNNNNNNNNNNNNNNNNNNNNNNNNNNNNNNNNNNNNNNNNNNNNNNNNNNNNNNNNNNNNNNNNNNNNNNNNNNNNNNNNNNNNNNNNNNNNNNNNNNNNNNNNNNNNNNNNNNNNNNNNNNNNNNNNNNNNNNNNNNNNNNNNNNNNNNNNNNNNNNNNNNNNNNNNNNNNNNNNNNNNNNNNNNNNNNNNNNNNNNNNNNNNNNNNNNNNNNNNNNNNNNNNNNNNNNNNNNNNNNNNNNNNNNNNNNNNNNNNNNNNNNNNNNNNNNNNNNNNNNNNNNNNNNNNNNNNNNNNNNNNNNNNNNNNNNNNNNNNNNNNNNNNNNNNNNNNNNNNNNNNNNNNNNNNNNNNNNNNNNNNNNNNNNNNNNNNNNNNNNNNNNNNNNNNNNNNNNNNNNNNNNNNNNNNNNNNNNNNNNNNNNNNNNNNNNNNNNNNNNNNNNNNNNNNNNNNNNNNNNNNNNNNNNNNNNNNNNNNNNNNNNNNNNNNNNNNNNNNNNNNNNNNNNNNNNNNNNNNNNNNNNNNNNNNNNNNNNNNNNNNNNNNNNNNNNNNNNNNNNNNNNNNNNNNNNNNNNNNNNNNNNNNNNNNNNNNNNNNNNNNNNNNNNNNNNNNNNNNNNNNNNNNNNNNNNNNNNNNNNNNNNNNNNNNNNNNNNNNNNNNNNNNNNNNNNNNNNNNNNNNNNNNNNNNNNNNNNNNNNNNNNNNNNNNNNNNNNNNNNNNNNNNNNNNNNNNNNNNNNNNNNNNNNNNNNNNNNNNNNNNNNNNNNNNNNNNNNNNNNNNNNNNNNNNNNNNNNNNNNATAATTGGATAAGGCTCCGACCATGCCTTAAGAAGGAAAGGTTtcaaatacaatacaatatTCTAGTTCTTGATAGAATTATcagcaagagtgtgtgtgtgtgtgtgtgtgtgtgagagagagatagagagagtgAAAGTGATCTTTACTCAATTTGTATCACTTGTTGCCCCCCTCACAACATTTCGTTAGTTATCTATACATTATTATACAAACATGGGCAAACTGTTCATTATTCAAAGTAGAACTACAACTCAAGTAATACACAGTAGTTATAAGGCCACGTTTATATATCATCTatacacatttttcttttcatttgtctACTATCAGTGAGTTGAAGTTGACTCCTAGTGACTAAAGTACTTGCTACCGACAGCGACGTAACACTGTGTAGCCTATAACAGGAAGCAAGTACTTTACTTTCAAGGTGTTTTCTTGTTTGGTTTTTCATATACAATATTTGATTGGCAAATATCAGtatttggaaataaaatgtattcTTCTACATACTTTAGCCAAAACCATATAAATTAAATATAACAACAATCaattggtttttgtttttttttaacatgtgtAATTAGATTATTGAACACTTGGAATAATCTTTCATGTATTTTTAAAGTTGAATAATCTTTTATAACTAACCAAaatcaaaaatatttttaaagtaTAAACGTGAACTGAGCAAACATGTGCCTGAGTTGCTTCCTACCTTTGCCTGTATCCGCAGAAGACACTTTTAGAAGACTACAATTGAGACACCTTCTGTGCATATATTCCTCAGCACAATCCACCTCCTAACAGCAGGAATTCTTTCAAAATAATAGCACGTTGAACTGTTTGTCGCATGAGGTATTAAAGAACGTTCACATGTCTTTTACAGGTATTACACAATGTGATGATCTTCAGCCCATTAGGTGTTGGtttcaaacttttaaaaatTCTCAGCATAGACTATACTTTATATTAAATCTAATACTGATAATACGAAAGAATGAGTGAATGTCGGCCACCTTGTGGCATGCTCAGGTAAAATTAGACAGACGTTCCccactgttttctctgctcagTATCAACATAGATTTATAGGGGTGACATTAGTCACAGCATATAGTGGCTTTCAGAAGTAgttattttttttgttcactTGAATCAAAATAttactttttatttcacatACACCCTGTAATATGAATATATAAATATGCCGATAAAACAGCACTGTAGACTGTTACCATGCATAAATCATCATCCTGCAATATCAAGGTTTTCGTGGAAAGATTCTAATTTAGTGTCATTCATGTTCTATAATTTTGATTAACTTAAAAACGAGGAAAATTGATTATTGGCGAACGGGCGACTGACCGCATCCTTTTTACGGCACGTAAAAGCAACACGTGATGCTTTTTGGTCACGTGATCAGTGACGTTAGAAACATTTACGGACGTAGTTGTGTGTAACACATGCATCCACCGGCATTCAATTTCtgacttaattttttttttaaccatagtGACCCAGAGGAcgtcatttattattttagaaCTATCATTATTCGCTTAACATTCAACTTCTCTGGATAAATCTCACAGGAAGGTGGGATCTTTCATGCCGCTAACAGTCGCTAGCTTAAAACTAGCATACAATTAGCTGAAGACATTATGTCATTGCTACCCGGGGAATATTGGGAAACTTTTAACTCGGGCATTTAGTCTGGACGTTGACGCTACAAGAGATCAGGACGCTTTGGGAATAAAACCTTCTGTGTTAGCTGCCATAGAAGTGTTAGCCGCCGGGGAGCGGTTGGTTAATCAGCTAGTTTGACTTCCTGGTATCCTTTCGAGGTCGTTCTGCCGTCCATCTAATACTAATAGGCAGTTACTGTGTGGCCGATATGAAGAGTCTCCCATACTTTTGTCGGGGAGAAGTGATTAGAGGCTTCGGGAGAGGAAGCAAAGAACTGGGAATTCCTACAGGTGAGTTTATGAGGGCTTAACAAAGCATTGCGTAATATCTCCAGCCCTTATATTCAGTGGTGGTCAAAAGTTTACATACACTTGTAAAGAACATAATGTCATGGCTGTCTTgagtttccagttatttctacaACTCTGATTTTTCTCTGATATAGTGATTGGAACAGATCATTCTTTGTCACATAAAACATTCATGAAGTTTGGttcttttatgattttattatgGGTAAACTGAAAGTGTGACCAAATCTGCTGggtcaaaaatatacatacagcaaCATGAATGAGCAATTTTGGAGACTTAGAAAGTTGTGTCAATGACATGAGCTTCATAGCATGGCCTCTTAACTTCTTGTGAGTGATCATGAGCGACTACAGCTGGTGACTTCTCTGAGGCCATTTAAAAAGGGCTCATTGgataaaaacacccacaaacgCTACAATGGGAAAGTCAAAGGAGCTCAGCACAGATCTGAAAAAGAGAATCATTGACTTGAACAAGTCAGGAAAGTCACTTGGAGCCatttcaaagcagctgcaggttccaAGAGCAACAGTGCAAACAATTGTTTGTAAGTATAAAGTGCATGGCGCTGTTTTGTCACTGCCACGATCAGGAAGAAAATGCAAgctgtcacctgctgctgagagaaAACTGGTCAGGAGGGTGGAGAGTCAACCCAGGAGCACCAAAAAGCACATCTGCCAAGAATtagaagctgctggaacacaggtgTCAGTGTCCACAGTCAAGCGTGTTTTGCATCGCCAAGGACCGAGAGGCTGCCGTGCAAGAAGGAAGCCCTTGCTCCAAAAGCGGCACCTTAAGGCTCGACTAAagtttgctgctgatcacatggACAAAGATAAGACCTTCTGGAGGAAAGTTCTGTGgtcagatgaaacaaaaattgagCCGTTTGGCCACAATGCCCAGCAAtatgtttggaggagaaaaggtgaggCCTTTAACCCCAAGAACACCATGCCTACCATCAAGCACGGTGGTGGTAGTATTATGCTGTGGGCCTGTTTTGCTGCCAATGGAACTGGTGCTTTACAGAGAGTCAATGGGACAATGAAGAAGGAGGATTACCTTCAAATTATTCAAGAAAACCTAAAGTCCTCAGCCCGAAGGTTGGGTCTTGGGCGCAGTTGGGTGTTCCAACAGTacaatgaccccaaacacacatcaaaagtgGTAATGGAATGGCTAAATCAGGCTAGAATTAAGGTTTTAGAATGGCCTTCCCAAAGTCCTGACTTAAACCTCATTGAGAACATGTGGACAATGCTGAAGAAACAAGTCCATGTCAGAAAGCCAACAAATTTAACTGAACTGCACCAATTCTGTCAAGAGTGGTCAAAGATTCAACCAGAAACTTGCCAGAAGCTTGTGGATGGCTACCAAAAGTGCCTAATTGAAGTAGAAATGGCCAAGGGACATGTAACCAAATATTAGCAttgctgtatgtatatttttgacccagctgatttggtcacattttcagtttacccataataaagtcataaaagaaTCAAACTTCATGATTGTTTTTTGTGACAAAGAAGTATCTGTTCCAATCATTCTATCAGAGGAAAATCAGATTtgtagaaataactggaaactcAAGACAGCCATGACATTATGTTCTTTACAAGTGTACGTAAACTTTTGACCACCACTGTACGTCGTGTGGCGGACTTAGGACGCATTAGGTTAAATGAAGTGTCTATAGCTAGagtatacagtatattttgTGTTGTAATTTCAGCCTTCCCCTATCGTGTGTATCACCACGTTTTAAATCATGTGAATGAACTGAAATGAAGCAACATCGACGCTGTTAGTGGACAGATGTTATGTGTTCAGGGTTTCCAGGAAGATGATGTGTAAATAAGAGGCCCTGGTGCTCAGATATCAGATGTGTTGCAATATATGAACCTTTGAAGCACAGGAAGAAGCATTTGCTCTAGTCAAGGTTACTCATTGACAGCTTTTACGATTGTAGCTGAAGTAATGGTGAATGTCAAATatcacatttcatttcatttctgtaaTCATTCCCCCTTCCTGTGTCCCTTCTCCAGCCAACTTCCCAGACTCGGTGGTGGACAATCTTCCAGCCGACATCAGCACTGGGATCTACTATGGCTGGGCGAGCCTCAGTAATGGGGACGTGTACAAAATGGTGATGAGCATTGGCTGGAACCCTTACTACAAGAACACCAAGAAATCCATGGTGAGCAGCAGAGCGTGTCAATTTACTAaatgggagagaaaagaagTGCACATTGTAGTTTAGTTAAATTTACACACGTCACATGGTCCAAATAAATGGTGGCGCTCTTGGGATCTAGAGCAGCTAAATAGGCTCTCTTTCTTCACATGAGAGGTTTAGTACATTAGAATGTATGATGACACTGGTTTTTGTCTGTAGGAGACCCATGTGATTCACACATTCAAAGAGGACTTTTATGGGGAAATTCTCAGTGTTGTCATGGTGGGTTACATCCGTCCCGAGAGAAGCTACGACTCACTCGGTAAGATGCTCATTTCTGTCCGTCCATATGACGTTATTGTGATTCAGGGAGTGGACTCCCAGTTTTCTGCCCGTCATGACCACATGAGACCAGAGTAATCAATCTGCTGCATCTCTCCACACGCTCTGTGGTAGTGCAAGCAGCCAGGAGAGATTTTTGACCTCTGTGATTCGATAGTAACACTAGGGTAAAGATTCCAGACATTTAGTGTTTAGGCGTTCCACACGTGCAGTTCACATTATTGAGAAACCAATATTCAGAGTTTTCGGTCTGCTTGAccttgtgttcacacacacactgtgcactCTGCCCCAATGGGAGGCGTGTGAAGCGGTGTGTGCTCTGGCTGCGGTGTGCGGAGCATAATCCAAATTTCTCAGCTTCTTTAGAAAGGCCAGTCTCTGTTGAGCCTTCTTGCCGTGCGGTGAGTCCAGGTGAGATTAGGGGTTCTCCACCCCCATCCACCTGAATGTCATCAGGTGCCATCGTGCTCTGGTCTTTTCCTTCAGCCATTAGTCTTTCTCGTGTTCTTCTCGGCATTTAAGCAGAGATTATTATCCCAGTATGCAGATCACAGGGGGACAAGTGTGCACAGGATGgactcttgtctttttttttttttggtttgttgagTCTTTCTGCCAAACGTTGTGTGTTCTCACTCATTTATTTCTGACCCTTTTCCTCACATTGTTCCAcgcttgtgtttttcctttgcaAAAGACCGGCCCTTGTACACGCGGCATCAACGGACGACATCCGAGGAGGCCAAGGTCAGCTGGACCACCCAGAGCACCCCTCAAAAAAAACTGTTCAAAGAAGACAACTttttcacaccagtggcccctAGTTTACCTTCAGCTCCCTCCGCCCGTCCCACCACCCTCAACAGTATCACAGACATAACATGAACGGTCACTGGACTGCTGGCTTCAGAACGTGTGTATATATGTCCTTATTCACATGCCCAACCTCCTCCTCAGACAAgcatgtttgctgctttgacCATCGTGACATTGTCATCAGTCCCGGGTTTGGAATATATTTCTTTGAGCGTGTATGTGGTCAAAAGGCTTAACAACACATTCTGGAACACAGGATAAGTTCCTCACATTAACTCTACTTCATAATTTGCCTTTGTACACGTTGCTTCGAGTAAATATTTTTATGGAACCTGTTGGTTTGTCGTCTCAAGATAACGTACCCACTGATATAGATTTTTGATGTGGACGACATTACCTGTGCATAAAGCTTAAGATGTTTATTGAAGTTTAAGGCTGAAGCTGAAACAGCGGTCCAGTCTTTCCTGTTTTGCGTCACTTGAGATCTGGGGAATAACTAAACTCAAACATTGGTTTCAGGGTTAGTTGACTTTATGCAACAATAAATCAGAAATCATTGGGTCAATGAAAGTTTAAGTGTCCTTGCGTTCCTTTTTTATTCAtctgctgctttgatgtgatACAAGCACTTATTTGGACTGTCCCGCTGTACTATGTCATTTATGTGATAATACCACACGTAGAAAGTCGTCAGAGGTTTGAAGGCAGCGTCAATAAATCCTATATCTTTATTGAAGTGCTATTGTTTTAGTTCTCATTCTTGGTTTGAAATTAATTGGAAAAGAACGTTGGGACCTTGTGACTGTGCTGATCACTGCTATAAAGTAATCAAACTCCAAAATGGGACTTTGACCGATGAGATAAGGGTGATGTCCTggagcatcttttttttttttaaaccatataagGGATTAATGTGTACACTGACAACAGTTGGCCGATACACACGTTTCTGTTGTATTCACTTCTTTAAGTGAccactcccaccaccaccacccacacacacacacacacacaccaaaaacgAAAGATTATTTTGCAGCGACCAGCTAAAACAGATGTAGCACCTCACATTAACGTACACATCTTCCACGGTGACACGCTGCAAACCAACActgatattttctttaaataaatattatcaggCCTCATTTATTTCAAATTGGACCTCCAATCAAGGCTGGGCTCAATCATTCTACAATTTCATGAAGTAAATCGCTGTAAAGGTGttttgaaaatacattttaaaaaatcatttgtaGGAGTAACTTTCATCATCATAGTCCAGCTCAATCTCCTCTTCATCCGTTAAAAGTCCGTACTTGAACTTCCTGTAGACTGTCCCATCATTCGACATGTACACGATGTCCacgtcctcctcatcatcctcgcACTCCCACGACCGGTCTCTGTAGTccccagagaaggaggaggaggaggtgtcgGGTTTGGAAGCAGC is part of the Takifugu rubripes chromosome 21, fTakRub1.2, whole genome shotgun sequence genome and encodes:
- the rfk gene encoding riboflavin kinase; amino-acid sequence: MKSLPYFCRGEVIRGFGRGSKELGIPTANFPDSVVDNLPADISTGIYYGWASLSNGDVYKMVMSIGWNPYYKNTKKSMETHVIHTFKEDFYGEILSVVMVGYIRPERSYDSLDRPLYTRHQRTTSEEAKVSWTTQSTPQKKLFKEDNFFTPVAPSLPSAPSARPTTLNSITDIT